Proteins encoded in a region of the Gigantopelta aegis isolate Gae_Host chromosome 13, Gae_host_genome, whole genome shotgun sequence genome:
- the LOC121387443 gene encoding hsc70-interacting protein-like, which yields MDLHGEQISLLRTFTDMCKVNTDILYEPELEFYKEWLESLGATVPPRKPTTATSQPKEPERNAETTEPKPATPEPEEEEEEIMESDLDLDNLDTITDDDEDYPEYADDSEEITDEMIDIANEKRNEAMDAANDGRLEDAIALYSEAIKNNPHSALMYAKRASVFLRMKKAKKAIHDSCKAIELNPDSATGYKWRGKANRQLGKWEEAYHDLTLACKLDYDDDANTVLHEVTPNAKKIMEHNRKYERLREERDLKWRKQTIKKAREQYEKEKREQSQFGESAGAGPEAAFPGMSFPGAMPAGMPDLSELLSDPEMIAAFQDPDVVTAFQDVASNPANISKYQNNPKLQAVINKMAKKFGTGGATEAGFPGSGDFTAPETEGSTKPETKTSMDEMD from the coding sequence ATGGATTTGCATGGAGAACAGATCAGTCTTCTTCGAACTTTTACCGATATGTGCAAGGTGAACACAGATATTTTGTATGAACCCGAGTTGGAGTTTTACAAGGAGTGGTTAGAAAGCCTCGGTGCCACGGTACCACCGCGAAAACCCACAACTGCCACAAGCCAACCAAAAGAACCAGAACGGAATGCAGAGACCACCGAACCGAAACCAGCTACTCCAGAAccagaagaggaagaagaagaaataatggaaagtgaccttgaccttgacaatttAGATACTATAACTGACGACGACGAAGATTATCCAGAATATGCCGACGACAGTGAGGAAATTACAGATGAAATGATTGACATTGCCAATGAGAAGAGGAATGAAGCAATGGATGCAGCTAATGATGGCCGTTTGGAAGATGCTATAGCTCTGTACAGTGAAGCTATTAAAAACAATCCACATTCAGCTTTAATGTATGCCAAGAGGGCAAGTGTATTTCTCCGAATGAAAAAGGCCAAGAAAGCTATTCACGACTCCTGTAAAGCCATTGAGCTGAACCCTGATTCTGCAACAGGTTACAAGTGGCGTGGCAAGGCAAACAGGCAGCTTGGTAAATGGGAGGAAGCATATCACGACCTGACCTTGGCCTGCAAACTCGACTATGACGATGATGCGAATACAGTACTCCACGAGGTCACTCCAAATGCTAAAAAAATCATGGAACACAATCGCAAGTACGAACGTCTGCGTGAAGAACGCGACCTCAAGTGGAGGAAACAGACGATTAAGAAGGCTCGTGAACAGTACGAGAAGGAGAAACGAGAACAGAGTCAGTTCGGGGAAAGTGCTGGGGCAGGACCAGAAGCCGCATTTCCGGGTATGTCGTTCCCGGGTGCAATGCCTGCAGGGATGCCAGATCTCAGCGAGTTGCTCAGTGATCCAGAAATGATTGCAGCATTCCAGGACCCAGATGTTGTGACAGCATTCCAAGACGTCGCGTCAAACCCAGCCAATATCAGCAAGTACCAGAACAATCCCAAACTTCAGGCTGTTATCAACAAGATGGCCAAAAAATTTGGCACAGGAGGAGCTACTGAGGCTGGTTTTCCGGGTTCTGGAGATTTCACGGCACCCGAAACAGAAGGGTCAACCAAGCCTGAAACCAAGACAAGCATGGATGAGATGGACTGA